The proteins below are encoded in one region of Lactuca sativa cultivar Salinas chromosome 3, Lsat_Salinas_v11, whole genome shotgun sequence:
- the LOC111889171 gene encoding pentatricopeptide repeat-containing protein At3g62470, mitochondrial, with protein MAVNLKNRSILSELKLKDGGIFHRAAAGVCSVIHRRQAAATPRGRREPFRREVLLLNGSSLPLSRIFSACDDNSLRRTHCQVPFILPHSSWISSVQEEVLVTSHLRYIPVNSHSQSTRCVNPMTNHVHSFKSLPSMDLLEKKRHNQIRGFSGVVNSDDESESEDTEGVKSVADEEEVKRICNVIEELFALDRNMEAVLDDCKINLTHDLVIDVLERFKHARRPAFRFFSWAGQQPGYHHDSRTYNTMMNILGKTKQFETMISILNEMGEKQLLTLETFNICIKAFAAGQQRRKAVGMFDLMKKHNFKVGVDSINCLLDNLGRSKLGKEAQVLFHNLKGKFTPNIQTYTVLLNGWCKLGNLLEAGKIWNEMTDEGFTPDIVAHNIMLEGLFKSHKRSEAIKLFEIMKSKGPCNTRSYTIMIRDLCKQKKMKEAIESYENMLNHNYKPDAAVYTCLITGFGNVKQMDKVYGLLKEMKEKDCPPDGRLYNALIKLMTNRRMPDDAVRIYKKMIQSGIKPSIHTYNMMIKSFFMMENYEMGVAVWEEMSEKGVCKDDNSYTVFIGGLIRIGRSMEACKYLEEMMEKGMKVPRIDYGKFVGDCCKSGKGNVLEELGEKMKLEGKIEVSDVFSRYVELMKKTDKRLNFVRD; from the coding sequence ATGGCTGTTAATCTAAAGAATCGGTCAATTTTGTCGGAGTTAAAGCTCAAAGATGGCGGAATCTTCCACAGGGCCGCCGCCGGCGTATGCTCTGTCATTCACCGACGACAAGCAGCGGCGACGCCTCGAGGAAGACGAGAACCCTTTCGAAGGGAAGTGCTCTTGCTTAACGGTAGCTCTTTGCCCTTGTCTCGTATTTTTTCTGCTTGTGATGATAATAGTCTCCGTCGTACTCACTGTCAAGTTCCATTTATTTTGCCACACTCCTCTTGGATCTCTTCTGTACAAGAAGAAGTGTTAGTAACTTCACACCTTAGGTATATTCCTGTGAATTCGCATTCACAATCGACGAGGTGTGTGAATCCTATGACAAATCATGTGCATTCCTTTAAATCACTTCCTTCAATGGATCTATTAGAGAAAAAACGGCACAACCAAATTAGGGGTTTTTCCGGAGTTGTAAATTCTGATGACGAATCAGAATCGGAAGATACAGAAGGTGTGAAATCTGTAGCAGATGAAGAGGAAGTCAAAAGGATCTGTAACGTGATTGAGGAGTTATTTGCCCTAGATCGAAACATGGAAGCTGTATTAGACGACTGTAAGATTAACTTAACTCATGATCTGGTTATCGATGTGTTAGAAAGGTTTAAACATGCTAGAAGACCAGCTTTCAGATTCTTTTCATGGGCAGGACAACAACCAGGGTATCACCATGATTCAAGAACATACAACACAATGATGAACATTCTTGGGAAGACTAAACAATTCGAAACCATGATCTCTATACTCAATGAAATGGGTGAGAAACAATTACTCACATTAGAAACATTCAACATCTGTATCAAAGCATTTGCAGCAGGTCAACAAAGAAGAAAAGCAGTAGGAATGTTTGATTTGATGAAGAAACACAATTTCAAAGTTGGAGTAGATAGCATCAACTGTTTACTCGATAATCTTGGAAGATCAAAGCTTGGAAAAGAAGCTCAGGTTTTGTTTCACAACTTAAAAGGTAAGTTCACtccaaacatacaaacatacacaGTGTTGTTAAACGGTTGGTGTAAACTCGGGAATCTTCTAGAAGCAGGAAAGATATGGAATGAGATGACAGATGAGGGTTTCACACCCGACATTGTTGCACACAACATCATGCTTGAAGGACTCTTCAAATCCCACAAAAGATCTGAAGCAATTAAGCTCTTTGAGATCATGAAATCAAAAGGTCCATGTAACACAAGAAGCTATACAATCATGATTAGGGATTTATGCAAACAGAAAAAGATGAAAGAAGCTATCGAATCCTATGAAAACATGTTGAATCACAATTATAAACCAGATGCTGCAGTTTACACATGTTTGATTACAGGATTTGGAAATGTGAAACAAATGGATAAAGTTTATGGACTTTTGAAGGAAATGAAAGAGAAAGATTGTCCTCCTGATGGAAGACTTTACAATGCTTTGATTAAGTTAATGACAAATAGACGAATGCCAGATGATGCAGTGAGGATTTATAAGAAGATGATTCAGAGTGGGATTAAGCCAAGTATACATACGTATAACATGATGATTAAGTCGTTTTTTATGATGGAGAATTATGAAATGGGAGTTGCAGTGTGGGAGGAGATGAGTGAGAAGGGTGTATGTAAAGATGATAATTCATATACTGTGTTTATTGGAGGACTTATTAGGATTGGAAGATCAATGGAAGCTTGTAAGTATCTTGAAGAAATGATGGAGAAAGGTATGAAGGTGCCTAGAATTGATTATGGGAAGTTTGTTGGAGATTGTTGTAAGAGTGGGAAAGGGAATGTTCTTGAGGAGTTGGGTGAGAAGATGAAATTGGAAGGAAAGATTGAGGTTTCGGATGTGTTTTCTAGGTATGTTGAGTTGATGAAGAAAACGGATAAAAGGTTAAACTTTGTTAGAGACTAA